The following are from one region of the Nicotiana tomentosiformis chromosome 7, ASM39032v3, whole genome shotgun sequence genome:
- the LOC138896048 gene encoding uncharacterized protein has translation MLKDYGITILYHIGKANVVADALSRKVESMVSLAYIIAMERPFALNVRALTNQFIRLDVLDPSRVLACVVSRYSFYEHIRERKCDYPYLLVLKDTVQHDDAEEVSIEDDRVLRM, from the coding sequence atgttaaaagactatggtatcactattttgtatcatatcgggaaggccaatgtggtggccgatgccttgagtaggaaggtggAGAGTATGGTTAGCCTTGCGTATATTATAGCTATGGAAAGACCATTTGCATTGAATGTTCGGGCTTTGACAaaccagtttattagattggatgttttggatcccagccgggttcttgcttgcgtggtttctcgataTTCCTTCTATGAGCACATTAGAGAGCGTAAGTGTGACTACCCCTatttgcttgttcttaaggacacagtgcagcacgATGATGCTGAGGAGGTTTCTATCGAAGATGAcagggtgttgcggatgtag
- the LOC138896047 gene encoding uncharacterized protein produces MAIVEVSRVAFTTFQLSRVAYWWWKAYEEGRPADAAPLIWDHFSDMFLRECVPQTLRDAWRIEFEQLHQGTISVSEYAIRFSELCLHAPAFVSTGRERVRRFIEGLDYGLRFSMARELEMDTLYQQVVEIAWRLEGMRGLEIEDRKAKRPRDSGGYSGARAPVAARHAHLAQPLSSAPPAWGAFSRQSSRPGQDQFQQPCPPRACVLCGDTRHMVRDYPRLRRGAPPQTTHALRIPQSP; encoded by the coding sequence ATGGctattgtggaggtgagcagagttgcttttactacatttcagctgtcaagAGTAGCGTATTGGTGGTGGAAAGCTTACGAGGAGGGAAGGCCAGCTGATGCAGCCCCACTCATTTGGGATCACTTTtcagacatgtttttgagagagtgtgttccccagacccttcgtgATGCTTGGCGCAtcgagtttgagcagctgcatcaGGGGACTAtatcagtgtcagagtatgctatcaGATTTAGTGAGTTATGCTTACATGCACCTGCCTTTGTTTCTACAggcagagagcgagtccgcagattcatcgaggggctcgactatggtcttagattcagtatggctcgagagttggagatggatactctgtatcagcaggtggtagagatcgcatggaggttggagggtatgcggggtcTTGAGATAGAGGACaggaaggccaagaggcctcgagattcgggtggatatagtggtgcccgcgctccagttgcagcccgtcatgccCATCTTGCTCAAccactatctagtgcacctcctgcatggggtgcctTCAGCCGTCAGTCAAGCCGACCAGGCCAAGATCAGTTTCAGCAACCATGTCCACCGAGAGCTTGTGTTTTGTGTGGTGATACcagacatatggtgagggactaccccagacttaggaggggtgcacctccacagactacacaTGCTCTACGGATTCCACAGAGTCCATAG
- the LOC138896049 gene encoding uncharacterized protein, whose translation MTNQVIIRLLFQEETSQVRPPYFNGQYFYHWKVRMEIYAKSYDVKVWRVIKKGNYPLSAAAQQPADPEDIDEYTDEQMAVVQVNAKARNLLYNAISGEEYEKISSCDTTKEMWDKLEVTYEGINKVKETYINMLVHDFELFQIKEGESIEEIFARFSKTISDLKAFGKPYSSGDQVRKILRSLPTTWQTKVVTLESQDLNKLSYDELRGKIIVFEKTHLKKTNQEENKKIIAFNATTKRADNDIDDDPEALQEEIAMVSRNMDGLMRRYRNKRRGRIPPMRTRQYNEQDKNDGKCYGCGRFGHFQDECPDLKRKVSRGFNKNKSFGNSSDEDSSEHEEIANLYFMTILENDMNKLSGC comes from the coding sequence atgACTAATCAAGTTATTATCAGATTACTCTTCCAAGAAGAAACATCGCAAGTGAGGCCACCATATTTCAATGGACAATATTTCTATCACTGGAAAGTGCGTATGGAAATATACGCAAAGTCTTATGATGTCAAGGTCTGGCGAGTTATCAAAAAGGGGAACTATCCTCTGTCGGCTGCTGCTCAACAACCTGCTGATCCTGAAGATATAGATGAATATACTGATGAACAAATGGCAGTTGTGCAAGTTAATGCTAAAGCAAGGAATCTGCTTTATAATGCTATAAGTGGTGAGGAATATGAGAAAATCTCCAGTTGCGATACAACCAAAGAGATGTGGGATAAACTTGAAGTTACTTATGAGGGAATCAATAAAGTGAAAGAAACCTATATCAACATGTTGGTTCATGACTTCGAACTCTTCCAGATAAAAGAAGGAGAATCCATTGAAGAGATTTTTGCCAGATTTAGCAAAACCATTAGCGATCTAAAAGCTTTTGGCAAACCATACTCAAGTGGTGATCAAGTTAGGAAAATTCTGAGAAGTCTACCCACTACTTGGCAGACAAAAGTGGTTACACTTGAATCACAGGATTTGAACAAATTATCATACGATGAACTTCGAGGAAAAATTATAGTCTTCGAGAAAACTCATCTCAAGAAAACAAACCaagaagaaaataagaaaataattgcTTTCAACGCTACAACCAAAAGAGCAGACAATGATATTGATGACGACCCTGAAGCTCTTCAAGAAGAAATTGCCATGGTATCAAGGAACATGGACGGTTTAATGAGGAGATATAGGAATAAAAGAAGAGGCAGGATACCACCCATGAGAACTAGGCAATATAACGAACAAGACAAAAATGATGGCAAATGCTATGGGTGTGGAAGATTTGGGCATTTTCAAGATGAGTGTCCTGATCTTAAAAGAAAGGTTTCCAGAGGTTTTAACAAGAACAAATCATTTGGAAACTCGAGTGATGAAGACAGTTCAGAACACGAAGAAATAGCAAATCTATATTTCATGACAATTCTGGAAAATGACATGAACAAACTCTCAGGGTGCTAG